From one Lolium rigidum isolate FL_2022 chromosome 4, APGP_CSIRO_Lrig_0.1, whole genome shotgun sequence genomic stretch:
- the LOC124708425 gene encoding universal stress protein PHOS34-like, producing MATEGERWVGLAVDFSEGSRAALKWAADNLLRTGDSLLLLHVVKDPDYEQRETILWEATGSPLIPLSEFSEPSIPKKYGVKPDAETLDMLNTIAKQKEVTVVSKVLFGDPREKLCQAIHDIPMSCLVIGSRGLGKLKRVLLGSVSDYVVNNAACPVTVVKPPTTHT from the exons ATGGCGACGGAGGGCGAGAGGTGGGTGGGCCTGGCCGTGGACTTCTCGGAGGGGAGCCGCGCGGCGCTCAAGTGGGCGGCGGACAACCTGCTCCGCACCGGCGACAGCCTGCTCCTCCTGCACGTCGTCAAGGACCCCGACTACGAGCAGAGGGAGACCATCCTCTGGGAGGCCACTGGCTCGC CTTTGATCCCCCTCTCTGAATTCTCTGAGCCTTCGATTCCAAAGAAATATGGGGTGAAGCCTGATGCTGAAACATTGGACATGCTCAACACTATAGCCAAGCAGAAGGAG GTTACAGTGGTTTCGAAAGTCTTGTTTGGAGATCCCCGCGAGAAGCTGTGCCAAGCTATCCATGACATCCCCATGAGCTGCCTGGTTATCGGGAGCAGGGGCCTTGGAAAGCTCAAAAG GGTGCTCTTAGGCAGCGTCAGCGATTATGTTGTGAACAACGCTGCCTGCCCTGTCACAGTTGTGAAGCCACCGACCACCCACACCTGA
- the LOC124706157 gene encoding DNA-directed RNA polymerase V subunit 7-like, translated as MVFHEAEMSWNVLIFPDQMSPKGLLLRKSIIERLLEDIKCRKASEEHGYYIAVNELNAIAEGEVCELTGDVSFPVTFTCLTQKPRKGETLVGSVDKILELGVFLKSGLIENIFLSYKAMGDYRYIGGDNPMFMKDHLKLEKGTIVRFKVLDFRWVKADRQFQLLATMVGDFLGPL; from the coding sequence ATGGTTTTTCATGAGGCGGAGATGTCATGGAATGTACTGATCTTTCCTGACCAGATGAGCCCCAAGGGCCTGTTGCTCCGCAAGTCCATCATTGAGCGTCTCCTGGAGGACATAAAATGCAGGAAAGCCTCCGAGGAGCATGGCTACTACATTGCTGTCAATGAGCTGAACGCAATAGCTGAAGGGGAAGTTTGTGAGCTGACTGGGGATGTTTCTTTCCCAGTCACGTTCACCTGCCTCACTCAAAAGCCCAGGAAGGGTGAAACCTTGGTCGGCTCTGTGGATAAGATCCTCGAGCTTGGCGTGTTCCTGAAATCTGGACTGATAGAGAACATCTTTCTGTCGTACAAGGCGATGGGCGACTACAGGTACATTGGTGGCGACAACCCGATGTTCATGAAAGACCACTTGAAGCTGGAGAAGGGCACAATCGTGCGCTTCAAGGTCCTGGATTTTCGCTGGGTGAAAGCAGATCGACAGTTCCAGCTCCTTGCGACGATGGTTGGCGATTTCCTCGGACCTCTGTAA
- the LOC124646687 gene encoding rab escort protein 1-like, translating into MAAAADDSSAVTIEPSSFDVVVCGTGLPESILAAACAAAGKTVLHVDPNPFYGSHFSSSVPPHALPSFLLSSASPPSTHSSDAGVVPLQSRSSLYSDIETLGSVPSEGSFAVDLVGPRLLYCAGVAVDLLHRSGGSHHVEFKSVDLLYWDHGDLFPVPASREDIFNTKLSEDAKVGLVEKTRLSAFVRLVKSHIAAQETEEGKASIPEEDLDLPFLEFLKKQKLTPKMIGVVLYAIAMADYDQEDAAADSCKTLLTTRDGMKTIALHFKSIGRFANAKGAFIYPMHGHGELPQAFCRFAAVKGALYVLRMPVTALLMDKEKQRYIGTRLATGQDILCQQLILDPSYKTPSLDLPSGSSDPNSPRKVARGICITKKSVKQNSSNVLVVFPPKSLQEQQVATLRVLQLSSNVAICPAGMFIAHLSIPCVDAHIGKLCINKAIEVLFGSQNSDGSEGHSEKTREDNDDAKQGLIWKCVYVQEITQAKPGPILSCPMPDEYLDYRNILESTEKLFTEIYPNGEFLPRNSAPQHEDDDSDSAE; encoded by the exons ATggcggccgccgccgacgactCATCCGCCGTAACCATCGAGCCCAGCTCGTTCGACGTGGTGGTCTGCGGCACGGGCCTCCCGGAATccatcctcgccgccgcctgcgccgccgccggcaagaCGGTCCTCCACGTCGACCCCAACCCCTTCTACGGctcccacttctcctcctccgtcCCGCCCCACGCCCTCCCGTCATTCCTCCTCTCCTCCGCATCTCCCCCCTCCACGCACTCCTCCGACGCCGGCGTTGTCCCTCTCCAAAGCCGGAGCAGTCTGTACTCCGACATAGAGACATTGGGGTCAGTCCCCTCGGAGGGCAGCTTCGCTGTTGATCTGGTGGGCCCCAGACTGCTCTACTGCGCCGGCGTGGCCGTTGACCTCCTTCACCGTTCAGGGGGCAGCCACCACGTGGAGTTCAAGAGCGTCGACCTCCTCTACTGGGATCATGGCGATCTCTTCCCAGTTCCAGCCTCAAGGGAGGACATCTTTAACACCAAACTATCCGAGGACGCCAAAGTTGGCTTAGTCGAAAAAACTCGCCTCTCCGCCTTCGTCAGGCTTGTAAAGTCACACATCGCAGCACAGGAGACGGAAGAAGGCAAAGCTTCCATACCCGAGGAAGACTTGGATCTCCCCTTCCTTGAGTTCCTCAAGAAACAGAAGCTTACGCCCAAGATGATAGG GGTTGTGTTGTATGCAATCGCGATggcggattatgaccaagaagatGCTGCTGCAGACTCGTGTAAAACATTGCTAACAACCAGAGATGGAATGAAGACCATAGCTCTTCATTTCAAGTCCATTGGGAG GTTTGCTAATGCAAAAGGTGCTTTCATCTATCCTATGCATGGCCATGGTGAGCTGCCTCAAGCTTTCTGTCGTTTCGCTGCTGTTAAGGGTGCCCTATAT GTGTTGCGGATGCCTGTCACTGCCCTTCTTATGGATAAG GAAAAACAACGTTATATCGGCACAAGGTTGGCAACTGGTCAAGATATTCTGTGCCAGCAGTTGATACTCGATCCGTCATACAAAACTCCTTCCTTGGATTTGCCATCGGGCTCTTCAGACCCAAACTCACCAAGAAAAGTTGCTCGCGGAATATGCATAACTAAAAAGTCTGTGAAACAGAATTCGTCGAATGTTCTGGTTGTTTTCCCCCCAAAAT CACTACAAGAGCAGCAGGTTGCAACTCTTCGGGTGCTTCAGTTGAGCAGCAATGTAGCAATATGCCCTGCTGGAAT GTTCATTGCACATCTGTCTATTCCATGTGTTGATGCCCACATAGGAAAACTCTGCATAAACAAAGCAATAGAGGTTCTTTTCGGTTCCCAAAATTCAGATGGTTCAGAAGGCCATTCAGAGAAAACCAGAGAAGACAACGATGATGCAAAGCAAGGTCTAATATGGAAGTGTGTTTATGTTCAGGAGATCACACAG GCAAAACCCGGTCCTATATTATCCTGCCCAATGCCTGATGAATATCTTGACTACAGAAATATACTGGAATCAACAGAAAAG TTATTTACGGAAATCTATCCCAACGGAGAATTCCTGCCTAGAAATTCAGCTCCTCAACATGAAGATGACGATTCTGATTCCGCAGAGTGA